The Mesoterricola silvestris sequence ACTCGACCTGTTTCCGCAGGGCTGACGCAGAGGTGGGTCGGAGCGCATGTCACTCGACGTCCCCGACCCAAAGGTGGCGCCAAATCCCAGCGAAGTTCAAAAGGGGATGAACCGGATCCAGGGGAAAGAGCAGGATAAAGAACGTCAGGTCAAAGCTTGAGCCAGATCCTAGGGATCGCCGACACGCTCTGGTCAGTGCCCGCAGCCGCAGCCCTCGTCGCCGCCGCAGCAGGAGCCCGCGGCCTCCTCCCCGGCGCAGTCGCATTCGCCCCCGCAGCAGCCGCCCTCGGGCTCGGCGCCGCCGGTGAGGTAGGCCTCGGCCATCTCCACCAGATTGCGGTGGGGGGCCATCTTCACCTGGAGGGCGATATTGACGGCCTGGATGCGGTCCTCCCGGGGGATGCCCAGCTTGTGGAGGCGGAAATTGTGGCGCTGGAAGGCCTCTTCATTGTTGGCGGCCATGGCGGCGCCCAGGGCGATGAGCTCGGCGACGGATTCGGTGACGAGGGAGGCTTCGGATTCGGGTCTCACGGGGGCTCCTGGCGGGTCGGCCGTGGGGCGGCCTTTCCCTGATCTTGAGGGAAGAGGGGGCCGCTGGCTACCTCCCGGCGGGAAAATGCGCAGGCGGTCACACCCGGCTAGAATCGGGGCATGGCCAACGCCCCGGCACCCCCGGATCTGCTGTTCTATGACGGGCGCTGCGGGTTGTGCCACGGCCTGGTCCGCTTCCTGGCCCTGCGCGAGGGGACCTGCCGCTTCGCGCCGCTGGGGGGAGCGGCCTTCCGGGAGGCCTTTCCGGGGGCCCGGGCGCCCGAAACCCTGGTGGTCCTCCACGGGGAGCGGATCCTGGTGCGGTCCGAAGCGGTGCTCCACCTGCTGCGCGGGCTGGGGGGAGGCTGGGCCTGCCTGGCGTTCCTGGCCCGCGGGGTGCCCCGGCGGTTCAGGGATGGGGCCTATGACCTGGTTGCCCGCCTGCGGATTCGTCTTTTCGGGCGGCCCGGTTCCCCCTGCCCCCGGGTACCGCCCTCCGCCCGGGCGCGATTCCTCCCCTGAAGGGGCGGCCCGGCGGCTTTTCTGGCACTATGGAAGGCGATACGGGTTTCCATGCTTTTCCCCATGCTCCTTGCCATGCTCCTCAGCGGGTCGCCCCAGGCGGCGGATGGCCCGTCCCTGGACACGGCGGCCGTGCTCCAGCAGTTCCCCCTCCATAAGGGAGCCTACTGGACCTACGTGGGCGAGGC is a genomic window containing:
- a CDS encoding thiol-disulfide oxidoreductase DCC family protein; the protein is MANAPAPPDLLFYDGRCGLCHGLVRFLALREGTCRFAPLGGAAFREAFPGARAPETLVVLHGERILVRSEAVLHLLRGLGGGWACLAFLARGVPRRFRDGAYDLVARLRIRLFGRPGSPCPRVPPSARARFLP